One region of Streptomyces leeuwenhoekii genomic DNA includes:
- a CDS encoding DUF742 domain-containing protein, which produces MMRKPVDTGDPDRLYTVTGGRSRADDAFDLVTLVVSECEPSAGMQSEHARILDLCRHPTAVVEIAAELKLPITVVRILLGDLLAMGRITARHPRAAQSVASLPDSALLKEVLHGLRNL; this is translated from the coding sequence GTGATGCGCAAGCCCGTGGACACCGGTGACCCCGACCGGCTCTACACGGTCACGGGCGGACGCAGCCGTGCCGACGACGCGTTCGACCTGGTCACCCTGGTGGTCAGTGAGTGCGAGCCCTCCGCCGGGATGCAGTCGGAGCACGCGCGGATCCTCGACCTGTGCCGGCATCCGACGGCCGTGGTGGAGATCGCCGCGGAACTGAAGCTGCCGATCACGGTGGTGCGGATCCTGCTCGGCGACCTCCTCGCCATGGGCCGCATCACCGCCCGCCACCCGCGCGCGGCGCAGTCCGTCGCCTCGCTCCCCGACTCCGCCCTTCTCAAGGAGGTGCTCCATGGGCTCCGCAACCTCTGA
- a CDS encoding roadblock/LC7 domain-containing protein has protein sequence MTGQPGTTVPSPTMQTTDNSLTWLLQNLLERTPGTRHALVLSRDGLKLCWTEHLTLDQADQLAAICSGIQALAQGASVEFGDGTGGVRHSMTEFHGGLLFIVEAGEGAHLAVVAEENADPGVVGHQMTELVEQIGEHLRAEPRKPVHGSASS, from the coding sequence GTGACCGGGCAGCCGGGCACCACCGTCCCATCACCCACCATGCAGACCACCGACAACAGCCTCACCTGGCTCCTGCAGAATCTCCTGGAGCGCACGCCCGGCACCCGCCACGCCCTGGTCCTGTCCCGGGACGGCCTGAAACTGTGCTGGACCGAACACCTGACGCTGGACCAGGCCGACCAGCTCGCCGCGATCTGCTCGGGCATCCAGGCCCTCGCCCAGGGCGCGTCCGTCGAGTTCGGCGACGGCACCGGCGGCGTCCGCCACTCCATGACCGAGTTCCACGGAGGACTGCTGTTCATCGTGGAGGCCGGCGAGGGGGCGCATCTGGCCGTCGTCGCCGAGGAGAACGCCGACCCGGGCGTGGTGGGCCACCAGATGACCGAGCTGGTCGAGCAGATCGGTGAGCATCTGCGGGCCGAGCCCCGCAAGCCCGTCCACGGGAGTGCCTCGTCGTGA